One segment of Yersinia kristensenii DNA contains the following:
- the yjjJ gene encoding type II toxin-antitoxin system HipA family toxin YjjJ, translating into MLSLEMLLRQGPTTASSLAQAMATSQPTISRQLNRLKDRVIKIGKGKSTRYALLRLVADVGEFPLYRIDLDGNAHHFANLYPIYPAEMCCVHQVDDDTWQLFDSLPWYLADMRPQGFLGRIWGKSAAELLQLDKDIRGWNEDHILIALSRMADDVNGNILIGQGSYQQWLDKPNAIPIHPSDKPQRYNQLSLMALAGELVGSSAGGEQPKFTCYAGYKGKPPSYVIVKFTAVQDNPNARRWADLLIAESLALNTLKDAGYSAAFSHVLQHEDKQTFLEIERFDRQGQRGRIGMVSLEAVNAEFIGMPVASWPKVCRELAAKGLLSQAELEQVRLIWAFGVLIANTDMHHGNLSFLHPENRPLSLAPIYDMLPMAFAPSGTGNMRKAAPDITLSADVSREHWVRAQQLAGQFWQAVSRHPNISVGFKAIAGQMQEKLLLLAPLIGRMA; encoded by the coding sequence ATGCTTTCTCTGGAAATGTTATTACGACAAGGTCCAACGACGGCAAGCTCCTTGGCACAGGCAATGGCGACCAGCCAACCAACGATTTCTCGTCAATTAAATAGGTTGAAAGACCGGGTAATAAAGATCGGGAAAGGAAAGTCTACCCGCTATGCTTTACTTCGCTTGGTTGCTGATGTGGGTGAATTTCCGCTCTACAGAATTGATCTTGACGGCAATGCCCACCATTTTGCCAATTTATATCCTATATATCCGGCTGAAATGTGTTGTGTACATCAAGTGGATGACGATACATGGCAGCTATTCGACAGCCTCCCTTGGTACTTGGCGGATATGCGGCCGCAGGGGTTTCTTGGCCGGATTTGGGGGAAGTCTGCTGCTGAGTTATTACAACTTGATAAAGATATTCGTGGATGGAATGAAGATCATATTCTGATTGCCTTATCCCGTATGGCGGATGATGTAAATGGCAACATTCTTATAGGGCAGGGAAGTTATCAGCAGTGGTTGGATAAGCCTAATGCTATTCCCATTCACCCATCAGATAAGCCACAACGCTATAATCAATTATCCCTGATGGCGCTGGCTGGTGAACTGGTGGGTTCATCGGCAGGTGGAGAGCAACCGAAATTTACCTGTTATGCCGGATATAAGGGGAAGCCCCCATCATATGTCATTGTTAAATTTACCGCTGTGCAGGATAACCCAAATGCACGGCGCTGGGCGGATTTACTCATTGCCGAGTCTTTGGCGCTGAATACATTAAAGGATGCGGGTTATTCAGCAGCTTTCAGCCATGTCTTGCAACATGAGGATAAGCAAACTTTCCTGGAAATTGAACGCTTTGACCGACAAGGCCAGCGGGGCCGTATTGGTATGGTGTCTTTAGAAGCCGTGAACGCTGAATTTATCGGCATGCCAGTTGCCAGTTGGCCCAAAGTATGTCGTGAACTGGCTGCAAAAGGGTTGCTGAGCCAGGCTGAACTGGAACAAGTACGTTTGATTTGGGCTTTCGGGGTATTGATTGCGAATACCGATATGCATCATGGAAATCTATCATTCTTGCATCCCGAAAACCGGCCTTTATCACTCGCCCCTATTTATGACATGTTGCCAATGGCGTTTGCTCCATCAGGCACGGGAAATATGCGGAAAGCAGCGCCTGATATTACGTTATCGGCGGATGTCAGCCGTGAACATTGGGTGCGGGCACAACAACTGGCGGGGCAATTCTGGCAAGCCGTGAGTCGTCACCCAAATATCAGTGTGGGGTTTAAAGCTATAGCCGGTCAGATGCAGGAAAAACTGCTTTTACTGGCCCCTCTCATTG
- the deoD gene encoding purine-nucleoside phosphorylase yields the protein MATPHINAEMGDFADVVLMPGDPLRAKFIAETFLKDVREVNNVRGMLGFTGTYKGRKISVMGHGMGIPSCSIYAKELITDFGVKKIIRVGSCGAVRADVKLRDVVIGMGACTDSKVNRMRFKDHDYAAIADFEMTRNAVDAAKAKGVNVRVGNIFSADLFYTPDPQMFDVMEKYGILGVEMEAAGIYGVAAEFGAKALTICTVSDHIRTGEQTTAAERQTTFNDMIEIALESVLLGDQE from the coding sequence ATGGCAACGCCACATATTAATGCTGAAATGGGTGATTTCGCTGACGTTGTACTGATGCCAGGGGATCCACTGCGTGCGAAGTTTATCGCAGAAACCTTCCTGAAAGATGTGCGCGAAGTGAACAATGTGCGTGGCATGTTGGGTTTCACCGGCACCTATAAAGGGCGCAAAATCTCAGTGATGGGCCACGGCATGGGTATCCCGTCTTGCTCCATTTACGCGAAAGAACTGATCACTGATTTCGGCGTGAAGAAAATCATCCGTGTGGGTTCATGCGGTGCGGTTCGTGCTGACGTTAAACTGCGTGATGTGGTTATTGGTATGGGCGCTTGTACTGATTCCAAAGTGAATCGTATGCGCTTTAAAGACCACGATTATGCAGCGATTGCAGATTTCGAAATGACACGCAATGCCGTGGATGCCGCTAAAGCAAAAGGCGTAAATGTTCGCGTGGGTAACATCTTCTCCGCTGACTTGTTCTACACACCAGATCCACAAATGTTTGATGTTATGGAGAAATACGGCATTCTGGGTGTAGAAATGGAAGCGGCGGGTATCTATGGTGTTGCGGCTGAATTTGGCGCGAAAGCTCTGACTATCTGCACCGTGTCTGACCATATCCGCACCGGTGAGCAAACCACTGCCGCTGAGCGCCAGACCACTTTCAATGACATGATTGAGATTGCATTGGAATCTGTTTTGCTGGGCGACCAAGAGTAA